A stretch of the Macaca mulatta isolate MMU2019108-1 chromosome 16, T2T-MMU8v2.0, whole genome shotgun sequence genome encodes the following:
- the SREBF1 gene encoding sterol regulatory element-binding protein 1 isoform X6, whose amino-acid sequence MDEPPFSEAALEQALGGPCDLDAALLTDIEDMLQLINNQDSDFPGLFDPPYAGSGAGGTDPASPDTSSPGSLSPPPTTLSSSLEDFLSGPKAAPSPLSPPQPAPTPLKMYPSVPTFSPGPGIKEESVPLSILQTPTPQPLPGALLPQSFPAPAPPQFSSTPVLGYPSPPGGFSTGSPPGSTQQPLPGLPLASPPGVPPVSLHTQVQSVAPQRLLTVTAAPTAAPATTTVTSQIQQVPVLLQPHFIKADSLLLTAMKTDGTTVKAAGLSPLVSGTTVQTGPLPTLVSGGTILATVPLVVDADKLPINRLAAGSKAPGSAQSRGEKRTAHNAIEKRYRSSINDKIIELKDLVVGTEAKLNKSAVLRKAIDYIRFLQHSNQKLKQENLSLRTAVHKSKSLKDLVSACGSEGNTDVLMEGVKTEVEDTLTPPPSDAGSPFQSSPLSLGSRGSGSGGSGSDSEPDSPVFEDNRITEAWSHVGSHSKAKPEQRPSPHSRGMLDRSRLALCTLVFLCLSCNPLASLLGARGLPGPSDITSVYHSPGRNVLGTESRDGPGWAQWLLPPVVWLLNGLLVLVSLVLLFVYGEPVTRPHSGPAVHFWRHRKQADLDLARGDFAQAAQQLWLALRALGRPLPTSHLDLACSLLWNLIRHLLQRLWVGRWLAGRAGGLQRDCSLRVDARASARDAALVYHKLHQLHTMGKYTGGHLTATNLALSALNLAECAGDAVSVATLAEIYVAAALRVKTSLPRTLHFLTRFFLSSARQACLAQSGSVPPAMQWLCHPVGHRFFVDGDWAVLSTPRETLYSLAGNPVDPLAQVTQLFREHLLERALNCVTQPNPSPGSADGDKEFSDALGYLQLLNSCSDAAGAPACSFSISSSMATTTGIDPVAKWWASLTAVVIHWLRRDEEAAERLCPLVEHLPRVLQESERPLPRAALHSFKAARALLGCAKAESGPASLTICEKASGYLQDSLATTPASSSIDKAVQLFLCDLLLVVRTSLWRQQQPPAPAPAAQGTSSGPQASALELRGFQRDLSSLRRLAQSFRPAMRRVFLHEATARLMAGASPTRTHQLLDRSLRRRAGPGGKGGAVAELEPRPTRREHAEALLLASCYLPPGFLSAPGQRVGMLAEAARTLEKLGDRRLLHDCQQMLMRLGGGTTVTSS is encoded by the exons ACATGCTCCAGCTTATCAACAACCAAGACAGTGACTTCCCTGGCCTGTTTGACCCGCCCTATGCTGGGAGTGGGGCAGGGGGCACAGACCCTGCCAGCCCCGATACCAGCTCCCCAGGCAGCTTGTCTCCACCTCCTACCACACTGAGCTCCTCTCTTGAAGACTTCCTGAGCGGCCCGAAGGCAGCGCCCTcacccctgtcccctccccagcctgcacCCACTCCATTGAAGATGTACCCGTCCGTGCCCACTTTCTCCCCTGGGCCTGGTATCAAGGAAGAGTCAGTGCCATTGAGCATCCTGCAGACCCCCACCCCGCAGCCCCTGCCAGGGGCCCTCCTGCCACAGAgcttcccagccccagccccaccgcAGTTCAGCTCCACCCCCGTGTTAGGCTACCCCAGCCCTCCGGGAGGCTTCTCTACAG GGAGCCCTCCTGGGAGCACCCAGCAGCCGCTGCCTGGCCTGCCACTGGCTTCCCCGCCAGGGGTCCCGCCCGTCTCCTTGCACACCCAGGTCCAGAGTGTGGCCCCCCAGCGGCTACTGACAGTCACAGCTGCCCCCACGGCAGCCCCTGCAACGACCACTGTGACCTCGCAGATCCAGCAGGTCCCG GTCCTGCTGCAGCCCCACTTCATCAAGGCAGACTCGCTGCTTCTGACAGCCATGAAGACAGACGGAACCACTGTGAAGGCAGCGGGTCTCAGCCCCCTGGTCTCCGGCACCACTGTGCAGACAGGGCCTTTGCCG ACCCTGGTGAGTGGCGGAACCATCTTGGCAACAGTCCCGCTGGTTGTAGATGCGGACAAGCTACCTATCAACCGGCTGGCGGCTGGCAGCAAGGCCCCGGGCTCAGCTCAGAGCCGTGGAGAGAAGCGCACAGCCCACAACGCCATTGAGAAGCGATACCGCTCCTCCATCAATGACAAAATCATTGAGCTCAAGGATCTGGTGGTGGGCACTGAGGCAAAG CTGAATAAATCTGCTGTCTTGCGCAAGGCCATCGACTACATTCGCTTTCTGCAACACAGCAACCAGAAACTCAAGCAGGAGAACCTAAGTCTGCGCACTGCTGTCCACAAAAGCA AATCTCTGAAGGATCTGGTGTCGGCCTGTGGCAGTGAAGGGAACACAGACGTGCTCATGGAGGGCGTGAAGACTGAGGTGGAGGACACACTGACCCCACCCCCCTCGGATGCCGGCTCGCCCTTCCAGAGCAGCCCCTTGTCCCTTGGCAGCAggggcagtggcagtggtggcagtggcagtgactCGGAGCCTGACAGCCCAGTCTTCGAGGACA ACAGAATAACTGAGGCCTGGAGCCATGTGGGGTCCCACAGTAAG GCAAAGCCAGAGCAGCGGCCGTCTCCGCACAGCCGGGGCATGCTGGACCGCTCCCGCCTGGCCCTGTGCACACTCGTCTTCCTCTGCCTGTCCTGCAACCCCTTGGCCTCCTTGCTGGGGGCCCGGGGGCTTCCTGGCCCCTCAGATATCACCAGCGTCTACCACAGCCCTGGGCGCAACGTGCTGGGCACCGAGAGTAGAG ATGGccctggctgggcccagtggctgcTGCCCCCAGTGGTCTGGCTGCTCAATGGGCTGCTGGTGCTGGTCTCCTTGGTGCTTCTCTTTGTCTACGGTGAGCCAGTCACGCGGCCGCACTCAGGCCCCGCCGTGCACTTCTGGAGGCATCGCAAGCAGGCTGACTTGGACCTGGCCCGG GGGGACTTTGCCCAGGCTGCCCAGCAGCTGTGGCTGGCCCTGCGGGCACTGGGCCggcccctgcccacctcccaccTGGACCTGGCTTGTAGCCTCCTCTGGAACCTCATCCGTCACCTGCTGCAGCGTCTCTGGGTGGGCCGCTGGCTGGCAGGCCGGGCGGGGGGCCTGCAGCGGGACTGTTCTCTGCGGGTGGATGCTCGTGCCAGTGCCCGAGACGCAGCCCTGGTCTACCATAAGCTGCACCAGCTGCACACCATGG GGAAGTACACAGGCGGGCACCTCACTGCCACCAACCTGGCACTGAGTGCCCTGAACCTGGCAGAGTGTGCAGGGGATGCCGTGTCTGTGGCAACGCTGGCCGAGATCTATGTGGCAGCTGCATTGAGAGTGAAGACCAGTCTCCCACGGACCTTGCATTTTCTGACA CGCTTCTTCCTGAGCAGTGCCCGCCAGgcctgcctggcacagagtgggtCTGTGCCTCCTGCCATGCAGTGGCTCTGCCACCCCGTGGGCCACCGTTTCTTCGTGGATGGGGACTGGGCCGTGCTCAGTACCCCACGGGAGACCCTGTACAGCTTGGCTGGTAACCCAG TGGACCCCCTGGCCCAGGTGACTCAGCTATTCCGGGAACATCTCTTGGAGCGAGCACTGAACTGTGTGACCCAGCCCAACCCCAGCCCTGGGTCAGCTGATGGGGACAA GGAATTCTCGGATGCCCTCGGGTACCTGCAGCTGCTGAACAGCTGTTCTGATGCCGCGGGGGCTCCtgcctgcagcttctccatcagttCCAGCATGGCCACCACCACCG GCATAGACCCAGTGGCCAAGTGGTGGGCCTCTCTGACAGCTGTGGTGATCCACTGGCTGCGGCGGGACGAGGAGGCGGCTGAGCGGCTGTGCCCACTGGTGGAGCACCTGCCCCGGGTGCTGCAGGAGTCTGA GAGACCCCTGCCCAGGGCGGCTCTGCACTCCTTCAAGGCTGCCCGGGCCCTGCTGGGCTGTGCCAAGGCAGAGTCTGGTCCAGCCAGCCTGACCATCTGTGAGAAGGCCAGTGGGTACCTGCAGGACAGCCTGGCTACCACACCAGCCAGCAGCTCCATTGACAAG GCCGTGCAGCTGTTCCTGTGTGACCTGCTCCTTGTGGTACGCACCAGCCTGTGGCGGCAGCAGCAGCCCCCGGCCCCTGCCCCAGCAGCCCAGGGCACCAGCAGCGGGCCTCAGGCTTCTGCCCTTGAGCTGCGTGGCTTCCAACGGGACCTGAGCAGCTTGAGGCGGCTGGCACAGAGCTTCCGGCCTGCCATGCGGAGG GTGTTTCTACATGAGGCCACGGCCCGGCTGATGGCGGGGGCCAGCCCCACACGGACACACCAACTCCTCGACCGCAGTCTCAGGCGGCGGGCAGGCCCCGGTGGCAAAGGAG GCGCGGTGGCGGAGTTGGAGCCGCGGCCCACGAGGCGGGAGCACGCGGAGGCCTTGCTGCTAGCCTCCTGCTACCTGCCCCCTGGCTTCCTGTCGGCGCCCGGGCAGCGCGTGGGCATGCTGGCTGAGGCGGCGCGCACGCTCGAGAAGCTTGGCGATCGCCGGCTGCTGCACGACTGTCAGCAGATGCTCATGCGCCTGGGCGGTGGGACCACTGTCACTTCCAGCTAG
- the SREBF1 gene encoding sterol regulatory element-binding protein 1 isoform X2 — MDEPPFSEAALEQALGGPCDLDAALLTDIEDMLQLINNQDSDFPGLFDPPYAGSGAGGTDPASPDTSSPGSLSPPPTTLSSSLEDFLSGPKAAPSPLSPPQPAPTPLKMYPSVPTFSPGPGIKEESVPLSILQTPTPQPLPGALLPQSFPAPAPPQFSSTPVLGYPSPPGGFSTGSPPGSTQQPLPGLPLASPPGVPPVSLHTQVQSVAPQRLLTVTAAPTAAPATTTVTSQIQQVLLQPHFIKADSLLLTAMKTDGTTVKAAGLSPLVSGTTVQTGPLPTLVSGGTILATVPLVVDADKLPINRLAAGSKAPGSAQSRGEKRTAHNAIEKRYRSSINDKIIELKDLVVGTEAKLNKSAVLRKAIDYIRFLQHSNQKLKQENLSLRTAVHKSKSLKDLVSACGSEGNTDVLMEGVKTEVEDTLTPPPSDAGSPFQSSPLSLGSRGSGSGGSGSDSEPDSPVFEDSKAKPEQRPSPHSRGMLDRSRLALCTLVFLCLSCNPLASLLGARGLPGPSDITSVYHSPGRNVLGTESRDGPGWAQWLLPPVVWLLNGLLVLVSLVLLFVYGEPVTRPHSGPAVHFWRHRKQADLDLARGDFAQAAQQLWLALRALGRPLPTSHLDLACSLLWNLIRHLLQRLWVGRWLAGRAGGLQRDCSLRVDARASARDAALVYHKLHQLHTMGKYTGGHLTATNLALSALNLAECAGDAVSVATLAEIYVAAALRVKTSLPRTLHFLTRFFLSSARQACLAQSGSVPPAMQWLCHPVGHRFFVDGDWAVLSTPRETLYSLAGNPVDPLAQVTQLFREHLLERALNCVTQPNPSPGSADGDKEFSDALGYLQLLNSCSDAAGAPACSFSISSSMATTTGIDPVAKWWASLTAVVIHWLRRDEEAAERLCPLVEHLPRVLQESERPLPRAALHSFKAARALLGCAKAESGPASLTICEKASGYLQDSLATTPASSSIDKAVQLFLCDLLLVVRTSLWRQQQPPAPAPAAQGTSSGPQASALELRGFQRDLSSLRRLAQSFRPAMRRVFLHEATARLMAGASPTRTHQLLDRSLRRRAGPGGKGGAVAELEPRPTRREHAEALLLASCYLPPGFLSAPGQRVGMLAEAARTLEKLGDRRLLHDCQQMLMRLGGGTTVTSS; from the exons ACATGCTCCAGCTTATCAACAACCAAGACAGTGACTTCCCTGGCCTGTTTGACCCGCCCTATGCTGGGAGTGGGGCAGGGGGCACAGACCCTGCCAGCCCCGATACCAGCTCCCCAGGCAGCTTGTCTCCACCTCCTACCACACTGAGCTCCTCTCTTGAAGACTTCCTGAGCGGCCCGAAGGCAGCGCCCTcacccctgtcccctccccagcctgcacCCACTCCATTGAAGATGTACCCGTCCGTGCCCACTTTCTCCCCTGGGCCTGGTATCAAGGAAGAGTCAGTGCCATTGAGCATCCTGCAGACCCCCACCCCGCAGCCCCTGCCAGGGGCCCTCCTGCCACAGAgcttcccagccccagccccaccgcAGTTCAGCTCCACCCCCGTGTTAGGCTACCCCAGCCCTCCGGGAGGCTTCTCTACAG GGAGCCCTCCTGGGAGCACCCAGCAGCCGCTGCCTGGCCTGCCACTGGCTTCCCCGCCAGGGGTCCCGCCCGTCTCCTTGCACACCCAGGTCCAGAGTGTGGCCCCCCAGCGGCTACTGACAGTCACAGCTGCCCCCACGGCAGCCCCTGCAACGACCACTGTGACCTCGCAGATCCAGCAG GTCCTGCTGCAGCCCCACTTCATCAAGGCAGACTCGCTGCTTCTGACAGCCATGAAGACAGACGGAACCACTGTGAAGGCAGCGGGTCTCAGCCCCCTGGTCTCCGGCACCACTGTGCAGACAGGGCCTTTGCCG ACCCTGGTGAGTGGCGGAACCATCTTGGCAACAGTCCCGCTGGTTGTAGATGCGGACAAGCTACCTATCAACCGGCTGGCGGCTGGCAGCAAGGCCCCGGGCTCAGCTCAGAGCCGTGGAGAGAAGCGCACAGCCCACAACGCCATTGAGAAGCGATACCGCTCCTCCATCAATGACAAAATCATTGAGCTCAAGGATCTGGTGGTGGGCACTGAGGCAAAG CTGAATAAATCTGCTGTCTTGCGCAAGGCCATCGACTACATTCGCTTTCTGCAACACAGCAACCAGAAACTCAAGCAGGAGAACCTAAGTCTGCGCACTGCTGTCCACAAAAGCA AATCTCTGAAGGATCTGGTGTCGGCCTGTGGCAGTGAAGGGAACACAGACGTGCTCATGGAGGGCGTGAAGACTGAGGTGGAGGACACACTGACCCCACCCCCCTCGGATGCCGGCTCGCCCTTCCAGAGCAGCCCCTTGTCCCTTGGCAGCAggggcagtggcagtggtggcagtggcagtgactCGGAGCCTGACAGCCCAGTCTTCGAGGACAGCAAG GCAAAGCCAGAGCAGCGGCCGTCTCCGCACAGCCGGGGCATGCTGGACCGCTCCCGCCTGGCCCTGTGCACACTCGTCTTCCTCTGCCTGTCCTGCAACCCCTTGGCCTCCTTGCTGGGGGCCCGGGGGCTTCCTGGCCCCTCAGATATCACCAGCGTCTACCACAGCCCTGGGCGCAACGTGCTGGGCACCGAGAGTAGAG ATGGccctggctgggcccagtggctgcTGCCCCCAGTGGTCTGGCTGCTCAATGGGCTGCTGGTGCTGGTCTCCTTGGTGCTTCTCTTTGTCTACGGTGAGCCAGTCACGCGGCCGCACTCAGGCCCCGCCGTGCACTTCTGGAGGCATCGCAAGCAGGCTGACTTGGACCTGGCCCGG GGGGACTTTGCCCAGGCTGCCCAGCAGCTGTGGCTGGCCCTGCGGGCACTGGGCCggcccctgcccacctcccaccTGGACCTGGCTTGTAGCCTCCTCTGGAACCTCATCCGTCACCTGCTGCAGCGTCTCTGGGTGGGCCGCTGGCTGGCAGGCCGGGCGGGGGGCCTGCAGCGGGACTGTTCTCTGCGGGTGGATGCTCGTGCCAGTGCCCGAGACGCAGCCCTGGTCTACCATAAGCTGCACCAGCTGCACACCATGG GGAAGTACACAGGCGGGCACCTCACTGCCACCAACCTGGCACTGAGTGCCCTGAACCTGGCAGAGTGTGCAGGGGATGCCGTGTCTGTGGCAACGCTGGCCGAGATCTATGTGGCAGCTGCATTGAGAGTGAAGACCAGTCTCCCACGGACCTTGCATTTTCTGACA CGCTTCTTCCTGAGCAGTGCCCGCCAGgcctgcctggcacagagtgggtCTGTGCCTCCTGCCATGCAGTGGCTCTGCCACCCCGTGGGCCACCGTTTCTTCGTGGATGGGGACTGGGCCGTGCTCAGTACCCCACGGGAGACCCTGTACAGCTTGGCTGGTAACCCAG TGGACCCCCTGGCCCAGGTGACTCAGCTATTCCGGGAACATCTCTTGGAGCGAGCACTGAACTGTGTGACCCAGCCCAACCCCAGCCCTGGGTCAGCTGATGGGGACAA GGAATTCTCGGATGCCCTCGGGTACCTGCAGCTGCTGAACAGCTGTTCTGATGCCGCGGGGGCTCCtgcctgcagcttctccatcagttCCAGCATGGCCACCACCACCG GCATAGACCCAGTGGCCAAGTGGTGGGCCTCTCTGACAGCTGTGGTGATCCACTGGCTGCGGCGGGACGAGGAGGCGGCTGAGCGGCTGTGCCCACTGGTGGAGCACCTGCCCCGGGTGCTGCAGGAGTCTGA GAGACCCCTGCCCAGGGCGGCTCTGCACTCCTTCAAGGCTGCCCGGGCCCTGCTGGGCTGTGCCAAGGCAGAGTCTGGTCCAGCCAGCCTGACCATCTGTGAGAAGGCCAGTGGGTACCTGCAGGACAGCCTGGCTACCACACCAGCCAGCAGCTCCATTGACAAG GCCGTGCAGCTGTTCCTGTGTGACCTGCTCCTTGTGGTACGCACCAGCCTGTGGCGGCAGCAGCAGCCCCCGGCCCCTGCCCCAGCAGCCCAGGGCACCAGCAGCGGGCCTCAGGCTTCTGCCCTTGAGCTGCGTGGCTTCCAACGGGACCTGAGCAGCTTGAGGCGGCTGGCACAGAGCTTCCGGCCTGCCATGCGGAGG GTGTTTCTACATGAGGCCACGGCCCGGCTGATGGCGGGGGCCAGCCCCACACGGACACACCAACTCCTCGACCGCAGTCTCAGGCGGCGGGCAGGCCCCGGTGGCAAAGGAG GCGCGGTGGCGGAGTTGGAGCCGCGGCCCACGAGGCGGGAGCACGCGGAGGCCTTGCTGCTAGCCTCCTGCTACCTGCCCCCTGGCTTCCTGTCGGCGCCCGGGCAGCGCGTGGGCATGCTGGCTGAGGCGGCGCGCACGCTCGAGAAGCTTGGCGATCGCCGGCTGCTGCACGACTGTCAGCAGATGCTCATGCGCCTGGGCGGTGGGACCACTGTCACTTCCAGCTAG
- the SREBF1 gene encoding sterol regulatory element-binding protein 1 isoform X1, whose translation MDEPPFSEAALEQALGGPCDLDAALLTDIEDMLQLINNQDSDFPGLFDPPYAGSGAGGTDPASPDTSSPGSLSPPPTTLSSSLEDFLSGPKAAPSPLSPPQPAPTPLKMYPSVPTFSPGPGIKEESVPLSILQTPTPQPLPGALLPQSFPAPAPPQFSSTPVLGYPSPPGGFSTGSPPGSTQQPLPGLPLASPPGVPPVSLHTQVQSVAPQRLLTVTAAPTAAPATTTVTSQIQQVPVLLQPHFIKADSLLLTAMKTDGTTVKAAGLSPLVSGTTVQTGPLPTLVSGGTILATVPLVVDADKLPINRLAAGSKAPGSAQSRGEKRTAHNAIEKRYRSSINDKIIELKDLVVGTEAKLNKSAVLRKAIDYIRFLQHSNQKLKQENLSLRTAVHKSKSLKDLVSACGSEGNTDVLMEGVKTEVEDTLTPPPSDAGSPFQSSPLSLGSRGSGSGGSGSDSEPDSPVFEDSKAKPEQRPSPHSRGMLDRSRLALCTLVFLCLSCNPLASLLGARGLPGPSDITSVYHSPGRNVLGTESRDGPGWAQWLLPPVVWLLNGLLVLVSLVLLFVYGEPVTRPHSGPAVHFWRHRKQADLDLARGDFAQAAQQLWLALRALGRPLPTSHLDLACSLLWNLIRHLLQRLWVGRWLAGRAGGLQRDCSLRVDARASARDAALVYHKLHQLHTMGKYTGGHLTATNLALSALNLAECAGDAVSVATLAEIYVAAALRVKTSLPRTLHFLTRFFLSSARQACLAQSGSVPPAMQWLCHPVGHRFFVDGDWAVLSTPRETLYSLAGNPVDPLAQVTQLFREHLLERALNCVTQPNPSPGSADGDKEFSDALGYLQLLNSCSDAAGAPACSFSISSSMATTTGIDPVAKWWASLTAVVIHWLRRDEEAAERLCPLVEHLPRVLQESERPLPRAALHSFKAARALLGCAKAESGPASLTICEKASGYLQDSLATTPASSSIDKAVQLFLCDLLLVVRTSLWRQQQPPAPAPAAQGTSSGPQASALELRGFQRDLSSLRRLAQSFRPAMRRVFLHEATARLMAGASPTRTHQLLDRSLRRRAGPGGKGGAVAELEPRPTRREHAEALLLASCYLPPGFLSAPGQRVGMLAEAARTLEKLGDRRLLHDCQQMLMRLGGGTTVTSS comes from the exons ACATGCTCCAGCTTATCAACAACCAAGACAGTGACTTCCCTGGCCTGTTTGACCCGCCCTATGCTGGGAGTGGGGCAGGGGGCACAGACCCTGCCAGCCCCGATACCAGCTCCCCAGGCAGCTTGTCTCCACCTCCTACCACACTGAGCTCCTCTCTTGAAGACTTCCTGAGCGGCCCGAAGGCAGCGCCCTcacccctgtcccctccccagcctgcacCCACTCCATTGAAGATGTACCCGTCCGTGCCCACTTTCTCCCCTGGGCCTGGTATCAAGGAAGAGTCAGTGCCATTGAGCATCCTGCAGACCCCCACCCCGCAGCCCCTGCCAGGGGCCCTCCTGCCACAGAgcttcccagccccagccccaccgcAGTTCAGCTCCACCCCCGTGTTAGGCTACCCCAGCCCTCCGGGAGGCTTCTCTACAG GGAGCCCTCCTGGGAGCACCCAGCAGCCGCTGCCTGGCCTGCCACTGGCTTCCCCGCCAGGGGTCCCGCCCGTCTCCTTGCACACCCAGGTCCAGAGTGTGGCCCCCCAGCGGCTACTGACAGTCACAGCTGCCCCCACGGCAGCCCCTGCAACGACCACTGTGACCTCGCAGATCCAGCAGGTCCCG GTCCTGCTGCAGCCCCACTTCATCAAGGCAGACTCGCTGCTTCTGACAGCCATGAAGACAGACGGAACCACTGTGAAGGCAGCGGGTCTCAGCCCCCTGGTCTCCGGCACCACTGTGCAGACAGGGCCTTTGCCG ACCCTGGTGAGTGGCGGAACCATCTTGGCAACAGTCCCGCTGGTTGTAGATGCGGACAAGCTACCTATCAACCGGCTGGCGGCTGGCAGCAAGGCCCCGGGCTCAGCTCAGAGCCGTGGAGAGAAGCGCACAGCCCACAACGCCATTGAGAAGCGATACCGCTCCTCCATCAATGACAAAATCATTGAGCTCAAGGATCTGGTGGTGGGCACTGAGGCAAAG CTGAATAAATCTGCTGTCTTGCGCAAGGCCATCGACTACATTCGCTTTCTGCAACACAGCAACCAGAAACTCAAGCAGGAGAACCTAAGTCTGCGCACTGCTGTCCACAAAAGCA AATCTCTGAAGGATCTGGTGTCGGCCTGTGGCAGTGAAGGGAACACAGACGTGCTCATGGAGGGCGTGAAGACTGAGGTGGAGGACACACTGACCCCACCCCCCTCGGATGCCGGCTCGCCCTTCCAGAGCAGCCCCTTGTCCCTTGGCAGCAggggcagtggcagtggtggcagtggcagtgactCGGAGCCTGACAGCCCAGTCTTCGAGGACAGCAAG GCAAAGCCAGAGCAGCGGCCGTCTCCGCACAGCCGGGGCATGCTGGACCGCTCCCGCCTGGCCCTGTGCACACTCGTCTTCCTCTGCCTGTCCTGCAACCCCTTGGCCTCCTTGCTGGGGGCCCGGGGGCTTCCTGGCCCCTCAGATATCACCAGCGTCTACCACAGCCCTGGGCGCAACGTGCTGGGCACCGAGAGTAGAG ATGGccctggctgggcccagtggctgcTGCCCCCAGTGGTCTGGCTGCTCAATGGGCTGCTGGTGCTGGTCTCCTTGGTGCTTCTCTTTGTCTACGGTGAGCCAGTCACGCGGCCGCACTCAGGCCCCGCCGTGCACTTCTGGAGGCATCGCAAGCAGGCTGACTTGGACCTGGCCCGG GGGGACTTTGCCCAGGCTGCCCAGCAGCTGTGGCTGGCCCTGCGGGCACTGGGCCggcccctgcccacctcccaccTGGACCTGGCTTGTAGCCTCCTCTGGAACCTCATCCGTCACCTGCTGCAGCGTCTCTGGGTGGGCCGCTGGCTGGCAGGCCGGGCGGGGGGCCTGCAGCGGGACTGTTCTCTGCGGGTGGATGCTCGTGCCAGTGCCCGAGACGCAGCCCTGGTCTACCATAAGCTGCACCAGCTGCACACCATGG GGAAGTACACAGGCGGGCACCTCACTGCCACCAACCTGGCACTGAGTGCCCTGAACCTGGCAGAGTGTGCAGGGGATGCCGTGTCTGTGGCAACGCTGGCCGAGATCTATGTGGCAGCTGCATTGAGAGTGAAGACCAGTCTCCCACGGACCTTGCATTTTCTGACA CGCTTCTTCCTGAGCAGTGCCCGCCAGgcctgcctggcacagagtgggtCTGTGCCTCCTGCCATGCAGTGGCTCTGCCACCCCGTGGGCCACCGTTTCTTCGTGGATGGGGACTGGGCCGTGCTCAGTACCCCACGGGAGACCCTGTACAGCTTGGCTGGTAACCCAG TGGACCCCCTGGCCCAGGTGACTCAGCTATTCCGGGAACATCTCTTGGAGCGAGCACTGAACTGTGTGACCCAGCCCAACCCCAGCCCTGGGTCAGCTGATGGGGACAA GGAATTCTCGGATGCCCTCGGGTACCTGCAGCTGCTGAACAGCTGTTCTGATGCCGCGGGGGCTCCtgcctgcagcttctccatcagttCCAGCATGGCCACCACCACCG GCATAGACCCAGTGGCCAAGTGGTGGGCCTCTCTGACAGCTGTGGTGATCCACTGGCTGCGGCGGGACGAGGAGGCGGCTGAGCGGCTGTGCCCACTGGTGGAGCACCTGCCCCGGGTGCTGCAGGAGTCTGA GAGACCCCTGCCCAGGGCGGCTCTGCACTCCTTCAAGGCTGCCCGGGCCCTGCTGGGCTGTGCCAAGGCAGAGTCTGGTCCAGCCAGCCTGACCATCTGTGAGAAGGCCAGTGGGTACCTGCAGGACAGCCTGGCTACCACACCAGCCAGCAGCTCCATTGACAAG GCCGTGCAGCTGTTCCTGTGTGACCTGCTCCTTGTGGTACGCACCAGCCTGTGGCGGCAGCAGCAGCCCCCGGCCCCTGCCCCAGCAGCCCAGGGCACCAGCAGCGGGCCTCAGGCTTCTGCCCTTGAGCTGCGTGGCTTCCAACGGGACCTGAGCAGCTTGAGGCGGCTGGCACAGAGCTTCCGGCCTGCCATGCGGAGG GTGTTTCTACATGAGGCCACGGCCCGGCTGATGGCGGGGGCCAGCCCCACACGGACACACCAACTCCTCGACCGCAGTCTCAGGCGGCGGGCAGGCCCCGGTGGCAAAGGAG GCGCGGTGGCGGAGTTGGAGCCGCGGCCCACGAGGCGGGAGCACGCGGAGGCCTTGCTGCTAGCCTCCTGCTACCTGCCCCCTGGCTTCCTGTCGGCGCCCGGGCAGCGCGTGGGCATGCTGGCTGAGGCGGCGCGCACGCTCGAGAAGCTTGGCGATCGCCGGCTGCTGCACGACTGTCAGCAGATGCTCATGCGCCTGGGCGGTGGGACCACTGTCACTTCCAGCTAG